In the Drosophila biarmipes strain raj3 chromosome X, RU_DBia_V1.1, whole genome shotgun sequence genome, one interval contains:
- the LOC108024773 gene encoding basic proline-rich protein isoform X5, which yields MTTNRSARLLVLLVLTSLVASHQAHAAAVGLKCGGKGAVCVGPLSYQQCLDDLTAGPVVPCPLNTRCVTDGLEICVPVKSAAEAPTAAVAKMVTITDSPVSESASLVAEGSSSAGASGPEISTEGPSAPSSAAPVESTPAAVETTQAPIETTLAPVETTQSPVESTQAPAETTTAAIGETTTGSDAPPETESTIPSDTTPADTTIEPDTTVAPGQDPNAPAETTLAPGQVDPNSPIDPNSPQDPNAPEGSTNEPGLTDPTTPAAPGAPSEGPTAAPGTPADVTTAAPGAPAEVTTPAPGAPADVTTAAPGSPAEGSPAAPGSPAEVTPPAPGSPAEETTAAPGSPAEGSPAAPGSPADVTTPAPGAPADVTTAAPGSPAEGSPAAPGSPAEVTPPAPGSPAEETTAAPGSPAEGSPAAPGSPADVTTPAPGAPADVTTAAPGSPAEGSPAAPGSPAEVTPPAPGSPAEETTAAPGSPAEGSPAAPGSPADVTTAAPGSPAEGSSPAPGASAAPGSPAEGSPAAPGSPAEVTTVAPGSPADGSSAAPGSPAEGSSAAPGSPADVTTAAPGSPAEGSSPAPGSPAAPGSPAEGSSAAPGSPAEGSSPAPGSPAEVTTAAPGSPADGSSAAPGSPAEGSSAAPGSPADATTAAPGNPAVPDVPAGGAPADSNAPAGGAPAGGAPAGGAPAGGAPAGGAPDGGAPAGGAPAGGAPDGSNVPAGGAPADSNAPAGGAPAGGAPAGGAPAGGAPAGGTSAGGAPAGGAPAGGAPAGGAPAGGAPDGSNVPAGGAPADSNAPAGGAPAGGAPAGGAPAGSNVPAGGAPAGSNVPAGGAPADSNIPAGGVPANPSAPAGGAPGSSAAGSNSPAGSGIPSIPVLPGGAGSWPLRPSIPIFPPIWRPQIPEQDGSGAGASAPGSGLISGSLNPPQRPNPFWPNWSNWVNSWRPTKPVTSTEAPAQPEDPQQPGNNRPETAESVEQAAPVPPAGGAASNENASVEEGNKASSDKSKEQEQKKPSSEEKKEKPSSEEKKEKDSQEKKEKDSQEKKDKDSQDKKDKDSQEKKDKDSQDKKDKSKDSKEEKDNESPKDNENDDELSSKEKKQYVKDLIKKLKKGDECDEDDVYPDVRDCRKYYRCEVKKSGKHRFAHLRCDKKERFDWLAQACVPKDEARCLEK from the exons ATGACAACGAACCGATCCGCCAGACTTCTGGTGTTGCTAGTG TTGACCTCGCTGGTGGCCAGCCACCAGGCGCATGCCGCCGCCGTGGGATTGAAGTGCGGCGGGAAGGGCGCCGTCTGCGTGGGACCGCTCTCCTACCAGCAGTGCCTGGACGACCTGACCGCCGGTCCGGTGGTGCCATGCCCTCTGAACACCCGCTGCGTCACCGACGGCCTCGAGATCTGCGTGCCCGTCAAGTCGGCCGCCGAGGCTCCCACCGCGGCGGTGGCCAAGATGGTCACCATCACCGACAGCCCCGTCAGCGAGTCCGCTTCGCTGGTGGCGGAGGGCAGCTCCAGCGCTGGTGCCTCCGGCCCGGAGATCTCCACCGAGGGACCCAGTGCCCCGTCCAGCGCCGCTCCGGTTGAAAGCACCCCTGCGGCCGTGGAAACCACCCAAGCTCCAATCGAAACCACGCTTGCTCCCGTGGAGACCACCCAATCCCCAGTTGAGAGCACCCAAGCTCCCGCCGAGACGACCACCGCGGCCATCGGTGAGACCACCACTGGATCGGATGCCCCACCGGAGACGGAGTCCACGATTCCGAGTGACACCACTCCCGCGGACACTACCATCGAGCCCGACACCACTGTAGCTCCTGGACAAGATCCCAACGCACCTGCGGAAACTACTCTGGCTCCCGGTCAAGTCGACCCGAACTCGCCCATCGATCCCAATTCCCCACAAGACCCAAATGCCCCCGAAGGATCTACTAACGAACCCGGTTTAACCGACCCCACCACTCCGGCTGCACCTGGTGCTCCTTCTGAGGGACCCACCGCCGCACCCGGAACTCCAGCTGATGTGACCACTGCTGCTCCTGGTGCCCCTGCTGAAGTAACTACTCCTGCCCCTGGTGCTCCCGCTGATGTGACCACTGCTGCTCCAGGTTCTCCCGCCGAAGGATcccctgctgctcctggctcTCCCGCTGAAGTCACCCCTCCTGCTCCAGGATCTCCCGCTGAAGAGACTACTGCTGCTCCTGGCTCTCCCGCCGAAGGATcccctgctgctcctggttcTCCTGCTGATGTGACCACTCCTGCTCCTGGCGCTCCCGCTGATGTGACCACTGCTGCTCCAGGTTCTCCCGCCGAAGGATcccctgctgctcctggctcTCCCGCTGAAGTCACCCCTCCTGCTCCAGGATCTCCCGCTGAAGAGACTACTGCTGCTCCTGGCTCTCCCGCCGAAGGATcccctgctgctcctggttcTCCTGCTGATGTGACCACTCCTGCTCCTGGCGCTCCCGCTGATGTGACCACTGCTGCTCCAGGTTCTCCCGCCGAAGGATcccctgctgctcctggctcTCCCGCTGAAGTCACCCCTCCTGCTCCAGGATCTCCCGCTGAAGAGACTACTGCTGCTCCTGGTTCTCCCGCCGAAGGATcccctgctgctcctggttcTCCTGCTGATGTCACAACTGCCGCTCCAGGATCTCCCGCTGAAGGATCATCTCCTGCTCCAGGAGCTTCTGCTGCTCCGGGTTCTCCCGCAGAAGGATCCCCTGCTGCTCCAGGATCTCCCGCTGAAGTAACCACTGTTGCCCCTGGTTCTCCCGCCGACGGATCCTCCGCTGCTCCTGGCTCTCCCGCCGAAGGATcttctgctgctcctggtTCTCCTGCTGATGTTACAACTGCTGCTCCAG GATCTCCCGCTGAAGGATCCTCTCCTGCTCCAGGATCTCCTGCTGCTCCCGGTTCTCCCGCCGAAGGATCTTCTGCTGCTCCAGGATCTCCCGCTGAAGGATCCTCTCCTGCTCCAGGATCTCCTGCTGAAGTAACCACTGCTGCCCCTGGTTCTCCCGCCGACGGATCCTCCGCTGCTCCTGGCTCTCCCGCCGAAGGATcttctgctgctcctggtTCTCCTGCTGATGCTACAACTGCCGCCCCTGGAAATCCTGCTGTCCCCGACGTTCCCGCTGGTGGTGCTCCCGCTGATTCCAACGCTcctgctggtggtgctccTGCTGGTGGAGCTCCTGCTGGCGGTGCTCCTGCTGGTGGAGCTCCTGCTGGTGGAGCTCCTGATGGTGGTGCTCCTGCTGGTGGTGCGcctgctggtggtgctccAGATGGTTCCAACGTTCCCGCTGGTGGTGCTCCCGCTGATTCCAACGCTcctgctggtggtgctccTGCTGGTGGAGCTCCTGCTGGCGGTGCTCCTGCTGGTGGAGCTCCTGCTGGTGGAACTtctgctggtggtgctccTGCTGGTGGAGCTCCTGCTGGTGGAGCTCCTGCTGGTGGTGCGcctgctggtggtgctccAGATGGTTCCAACGTTCCCGCTGGTGGTGCTCCCGCTGATTCCAACGCTcctgctggtggtgctccTGCTGGTGGAGCTCCT GCTGGTGGTGCTCCTGCTGGTTCCAACGTTCCCGCTGGTGGTGCTCCTGCTGGTTCCAACGTTCCCGCTGGTGGTGCTCCCGCTGACTCCAACATTCCCGCTGGCGGTGTTCCAGCTAATCCTAGTGCACCCGCTGGTGGTGCTCCAGGATCTTCTGCTGCTGGTTCCAACTCTCCCGCTGGCTCAGGCATTCCATCGATTCCTGTTCTGCCTGGCGGAGCTGGCTCTTGGCCACTCCGTCCTAGCATCCCCATTTTCCCGCCGATCTGGAGGCCTCAGATTCCTGAACAAGATGGCTCAGGTGCCGGCGCATCTGCTCCTGGTAGTGGCCTGATCAGTGGCAGCCTCAACCCGCCCCAACGTCCCAATCCCTTCTGGCCCAACTGGTCGAACTGGGTGAATAGCTGGCGACCAACCAAGCCGGTGACCAGCACAGAGGCTCCTGCCCAGCCGGAGGACCCCCAGCAGCCAGGCAACAATAGACCCGAGACAGCCGAGAGCGTGGAGCAGGCTGCCCCAGTTCCACCAGCCGGAGGAGCTGCGTCCAACGAGAATGCCTCCGTTGAGGAGGGCAACAAGGCCTCCAGTGATAAGTccaaggagcaggagcagaagAAGCCCAGCTCGGAGGAGAAGAAGGAGAAGCCCAGCTCGGAGGAGAAGAAGGAGAAGGACAGTCAGGAGAAGAAGGAGAAGGACAGTCAGGAGAAGAAGGACAAGGACAGTCAAGATAAGAAGGACAAGGACAGTCAGGAGAAGAAGGACAAGGATAGCCAGGACAAGAAGGACAAGTCCAAGGACTCCAAAGAGGAGAAGGACAACGAGTCGCCAAAGGACAATGAGAACGACGACGAGCTGAGCTCCAAGGAGAAGAAGCAGTACGTCAAGGACCTGATCAAGAAGCTGAAGAAGGGCGACGAGTGCGACGAGGACGACGTCTATCCGGATGTCCGCGACTGCCGCAAGTACTACCGCTGCGAGGTGAAGAAGTCCGGCAAGCACAGGTTCGCCCATCTGCGCTGCGACAAGAAGGAGCGCTTCGACTGGCTAGCCCAGGCCTGTGTGCCCAAGGACGAGGCCCGCTGCCTGGAGAAGTAG
- the LOC108024773 gene encoding basic proline-rich protein isoform X4 — MTTNRSARLLVLLVLTSLVASHQAHAAAVGLKCGGKGAVCVGPLSYQQCLDDLTAGPVVPCPLNTRCVTDGLEICVPVKSAAEAPTAAVAKMVTITDSPVSESASLVAEGSSSAGASGPEISTEGPSAPSSAAPVESTPAAVETTQAPIETTLAPVETTQSPVESTQAPAETTTAAIGETTTGSDAPPETESTIPSDTTPADTTIEPDTTVAPGQDPNAPAETTLAPGQVDPNSPIDPNSPQDPNAPEGSTNEPGLTDPTTPAAPGAPSEGPTAAPGTPADVTTAAPGAPAEVTTPAPGAPADVTTAAPGSPAEGSPAAPGSPAEVTPPAPGSPAEETTAAPGSPAEGSPAAPGSPADVTTPAPGAPADVTTAAPGSPAEGSPAAPGSPAEVTPPAPGSPAEETTAAPGSPAEGSPAAPGSPADVTTPAPGAPADVTTAAPGSPAEGSPAAPGSPAEVTPPAPGSPAEETTAAPGSPAEGSPAAPGSPADVTTAAPGSPAEGSSPAPGASAAPGSPAEGSPAAPGSPAEVTTVAPGSPADGSSAAPGSPAEGSSAAPGSPADVTTAAPGSPAEETTAAPGSPAEGSPAAPGSPADVTTSAPGLPADETTVAPGSPAEGSSPAPGSPAEESPAASGSPADVTTAAPGSPAEGSSPAPGSPAEGSPAAPGSPAEETTAAPGSPAEGSPAAPGSPADVTTTAPGSPAEGSSPAPGSPAAPGSPAEGSSAAPGSPAEGSSPAPGSPAEVTTAAPGSPADGSSAAPGSPAEGSSAAPGSPADATTAAPGNPAVPDVPAGGAPADSNAPAGGAPAGGAPAGGAPAGGAPAGGAPAGGAPAGSNVPAGGAPAGSNVPAGGAPADSNIPAGGVPANPSAPAGGAPGSSAAGSNSPAGSGIPSIPVLPGGAGSWPLRPSIPIFPPIWRPQIPEQDGSGAGASAPGSGLISGSLNPPQRPNPFWPNWSNWVNSWRPTKPVTSTEAPAQPEDPQQPGNNRPETAESVEQAAPVPPAGGAASNENASVEEGNKASSDKSKEQEQKKPSSEEKKEKPSSEEKKEKDSQEKKEKDSQEKKDKDSQDKKDKDSQEKKDKDSQDKKDKSKDSKEEKDNESPKDNENDDELSSKEKKQYVKDLIKKLKKGDECDEDDVYPDVRDCRKYYRCEVKKSGKHRFAHLRCDKKERFDWLAQACVPKDEARCLEK; from the exons ATGACAACGAACCGATCCGCCAGACTTCTGGTGTTGCTAGTG TTGACCTCGCTGGTGGCCAGCCACCAGGCGCATGCCGCCGCCGTGGGATTGAAGTGCGGCGGGAAGGGCGCCGTCTGCGTGGGACCGCTCTCCTACCAGCAGTGCCTGGACGACCTGACCGCCGGTCCGGTGGTGCCATGCCCTCTGAACACCCGCTGCGTCACCGACGGCCTCGAGATCTGCGTGCCCGTCAAGTCGGCCGCCGAGGCTCCCACCGCGGCGGTGGCCAAGATGGTCACCATCACCGACAGCCCCGTCAGCGAGTCCGCTTCGCTGGTGGCGGAGGGCAGCTCCAGCGCTGGTGCCTCCGGCCCGGAGATCTCCACCGAGGGACCCAGTGCCCCGTCCAGCGCCGCTCCGGTTGAAAGCACCCCTGCGGCCGTGGAAACCACCCAAGCTCCAATCGAAACCACGCTTGCTCCCGTGGAGACCACCCAATCCCCAGTTGAGAGCACCCAAGCTCCCGCCGAGACGACCACCGCGGCCATCGGTGAGACCACCACTGGATCGGATGCCCCACCGGAGACGGAGTCCACGATTCCGAGTGACACCACTCCCGCGGACACTACCATCGAGCCCGACACCACTGTAGCTCCTGGACAAGATCCCAACGCACCTGCGGAAACTACTCTGGCTCCCGGTCAAGTCGACCCGAACTCGCCCATCGATCCCAATTCCCCACAAGACCCAAATGCCCCCGAAGGATCTACTAACGAACCCGGTTTAACCGACCCCACCACTCCGGCTGCACCTGGTGCTCCTTCTGAGGGACCCACCGCCGCACCCGGAACTCCAGCTGATGTGACCACTGCTGCTCCTGGTGCCCCTGCTGAAGTAACTACTCCTGCCCCTGGTGCTCCCGCTGATGTGACCACTGCTGCTCCAGGTTCTCCCGCCGAAGGATcccctgctgctcctggctcTCCCGCTGAAGTCACCCCTCCTGCTCCAGGATCTCCCGCTGAAGAGACTACTGCTGCTCCTGGCTCTCCCGCCGAAGGATcccctgctgctcctggttcTCCTGCTGATGTGACCACTCCTGCTCCTGGCGCTCCCGCTGATGTGACCACTGCTGCTCCAGGTTCTCCCGCCGAAGGATcccctgctgctcctggctcTCCCGCTGAAGTCACCCCTCCTGCTCCAGGATCTCCCGCTGAAGAGACTACTGCTGCTCCTGGCTCTCCCGCCGAAGGATcccctgctgctcctggttcTCCTGCTGATGTGACCACTCCTGCTCCTGGCGCTCCCGCTGATGTGACCACTGCTGCTCCAGGTTCTCCCGCCGAAGGATcccctgctgctcctggctcTCCCGCTGAAGTCACCCCTCCTGCTCCAGGATCTCCCGCTGAAGAGACTACTGCTGCTCCTGGTTCTCCCGCCGAAGGATcccctgctgctcctggttcTCCTGCTGATGTCACAACTGCCGCTCCAGGATCTCCCGCTGAAGGATCATCTCCTGCTCCAGGAGCTTCTGCTGCTCCGGGTTCTCCCGCAGAAGGATCCCCTGCTGCTCCAGGATCTCCCGCTGAAGTAACCACTGTTGCCCCTGGTTCTCCCGCCGACGGATCCTCCGCTGCTCCTGGCTCTCCCGCCGAAGGATcttctgctgctcctggtTCTCCTGCTGATGTTACAACTGCTGCTCCAGGTTCTCCCGCTGAAGAGACTACTGCTGCTCCTGGCTCTCCCGCCGAAGGATcccctgctgctcctggttcTCCTGCTGATGTGACCACTTCTGCTCCGGGATTACCTGCTGATGAAACCACGGTTGCTCCTGGTTCTCCCGCCGAAGGATCCTCCCCTGCTCCTGGTTCTCCCGCTGAAGAATCTCCTGCTGCTTCTGGTTCTCCTGCTGATGTCACAACTGCTGCTCCAGGATCTCCCGCCGAAGGATCCTCTCCTGCTCCAGGATCTCCTGCTGAAGGATCCCCTGCAGCTCCCGGATCTCCCGCTGAAGAAACCACTGCCGCCCCTGGCTCTCCCGCCGAAGGATcccctgctgctcctggttcTCCTGCTGATGTCACAACTACCGCTCCAGGATCTCCCGCTGAAGGATCCTCTCCTGCTCCAGGATCTCCTGCTGCTCCCGGTTCTCCCGCCGAAGGATCTTCTGCTGCTCCAGGATCTCCCGCTGAAGGATCCTCTCCTGCTCCAGGATCTCCTGCTGAAGTAACCACTGCTGCCCCTGGTTCTCCCGCCGACGGATCCTCCGCTGCTCCTGGCTCTCCCGCCGAAGGATcttctgctgctcctggtTCTCCTGCTGATGCTACAACTGCCGCCCCTGGAAATCCTGCTGTCCCCGACGTTCCCGCTGGTGGTGCTCCCGCTGATTCCAACGCTcctgctggtggtgctccTGCTGGTGGAGCTCCTGCTGGCGGTGCTCCTGCTGGTGGAGCTCCTGCTGGTGGAGCTCCT GCTGGTGGTGCTCCTGCTGGTTCCAACGTTCCCGCTGGTGGTGCTCCTGCTGGTTCCAACGTTCCCGCTGGTGGTGCTCCCGCTGACTCCAACATTCCCGCTGGCGGTGTTCCAGCTAATCCTAGTGCACCCGCTGGTGGTGCTCCAGGATCTTCTGCTGCTGGTTCCAACTCTCCCGCTGGCTCAGGCATTCCATCGATTCCTGTTCTGCCTGGCGGAGCTGGCTCTTGGCCACTCCGTCCTAGCATCCCCATTTTCCCGCCGATCTGGAGGCCTCAGATTCCTGAACAAGATGGCTCAGGTGCCGGCGCATCTGCTCCTGGTAGTGGCCTGATCAGTGGCAGCCTCAACCCGCCCCAACGTCCCAATCCCTTCTGGCCCAACTGGTCGAACTGGGTGAATAGCTGGCGACCAACCAAGCCGGTGACCAGCACAGAGGCTCCTGCCCAGCCGGAGGACCCCCAGCAGCCAGGCAACAATAGACCCGAGACAGCCGAGAGCGTGGAGCAGGCTGCCCCAGTTCCACCAGCCGGAGGAGCTGCGTCCAACGAGAATGCCTCCGTTGAGGAGGGCAACAAGGCCTCCAGTGATAAGTccaaggagcaggagcagaagAAGCCCAGCTCGGAGGAGAAGAAGGAGAAGCCCAGCTCGGAGGAGAAGAAGGAGAAGGACAGTCAGGAGAAGAAGGAGAAGGACAGTCAGGAGAAGAAGGACAAGGACAGTCAAGATAAGAAGGACAAGGACAGTCAGGAGAAGAAGGACAAGGATAGCCAGGACAAGAAGGACAAGTCCAAGGACTCCAAAGAGGAGAAGGACAACGAGTCGCCAAAGGACAATGAGAACGACGACGAGCTGAGCTCCAAGGAGAAGAAGCAGTACGTCAAGGACCTGATCAAGAAGCTGAAGAAGGGCGACGAGTGCGACGAGGACGACGTCTATCCGGATGTCCGCGACTGCCGCAAGTACTACCGCTGCGAGGTGAAGAAGTCCGGCAAGCACAGGTTCGCCCATCTGCGCTGCGACAAGAAGGAGCGCTTCGACTGGCTAGCCCAGGCCTGTGTGCCCAAGGACGAGGCCCGCTGCCTGGAGAAGTAG
- the LOC108024773 gene encoding basic proline-rich protein isoform X6: protein MTTNRSARLLVLLVLTSLVASHQAHAAAVGLKCGGKGAVCVGPLSYQQCLDDLTAGPVVPCPLNTRCVTDGLEICVPVKSAAEAPTAAVAKMVTITDSPVSESASLVAEGSSSAGASGPEISTEGPSAPSSAAPVESTPAAVETTQAPIETTLAPVETTQSPVESTQAPAETTTAAIGETTTGSDAPPETESTIPSDTTPADTTIEPDTTVAPGQDPNAPAETTLAPGQVDPNSPIDPNSPQDPNAPEGSTNEPGLTDPTTPAAPGAPSEGPTAAPGTPADVTTAAPGAPAEVTTPAPGAPADVTTAAPGSPAEGSPAAPGSPAEVTPPAPGSPAEETTAAPGSPAEGSPAAPGSPADVTTPAPGAPADVTTAAPGSPAEGSPAAPGSPAEVTPPAPGSPAEETTAAPGSPAEGSPAAPGSPADVTTPAPGAPADVTTAAPGSPAEGSPAAPGSPAEVTPPAPGSPAEETTAAPGSPAEGSPAAPGSPADVTTAAPGSPAEGSSPAPGASAAPGSPAEGSPAAPGSPAEVTTVAPGSPADGSSAAPGSPAEGSSAAPGSPADVTTAAPGSPAEGSSPAPGSPAEVTTAAPGSPADGSSAAPGSPAEGSSAAPGSPADATTAAPGNPAVPDVPAGGAPADSNAPAGGAPAGGAPAGGAPAGGAPAGGAPDGGAPAGGAPAGGAPDGSNVPAGGAPADSNAPAGGAPAGGAPAGGAPAGGAPAGGTSAGGAPAGGAPAGGAPAGGAPAGGAPDGSNVPAGGAPADSNAPAGGAPAGGAPAGGAPAGSNVPAGGAPAGSNVPAGGAPADSNIPAGGVPANPSAPAGGAPGSSAAGSNSPAGSGIPSIPVLPGGAGSWPLRPSIPIFPPIWRPQIPEQDGSGAGASAPGSGLISGSLNPPQRPNPFWPNWSNWVNSWRPTKPVTSTEAPAQPEDPQQPGNNRPETAESVEQAAPVPPAGGAASNENASVEEGNKASSDKSKEQEQKKPSSEEKKEKPSSEEKKEKDSQEKKEKDSQEKKDKDSQDKKDKDSQEKKDKDSQDKKDKSKDSKEEKDNESPKDNENDDELSSKEKKQYVKDLIKKLKKGDECDEDDVYPDVRDCRKYYRCEVKKSGKHRFAHLRCDKKERFDWLAQACVPKDEARCLEK from the exons ATGACAACGAACCGATCCGCCAGACTTCTGGTGTTGCTAGTG TTGACCTCGCTGGTGGCCAGCCACCAGGCGCATGCCGCCGCCGTGGGATTGAAGTGCGGCGGGAAGGGCGCCGTCTGCGTGGGACCGCTCTCCTACCAGCAGTGCCTGGACGACCTGACCGCCGGTCCGGTGGTGCCATGCCCTCTGAACACCCGCTGCGTCACCGACGGCCTCGAGATCTGCGTGCCCGTCAAGTCGGCCGCCGAGGCTCCCACCGCGGCGGTGGCCAAGATGGTCACCATCACCGACAGCCCCGTCAGCGAGTCCGCTTCGCTGGTGGCGGAGGGCAGCTCCAGCGCTGGTGCCTCCGGCCCGGAGATCTCCACCGAGGGACCCAGTGCCCCGTCCAGCGCCGCTCCGGTTGAAAGCACCCCTGCGGCCGTGGAAACCACCCAAGCTCCAATCGAAACCACGCTTGCTCCCGTGGAGACCACCCAATCCCCAGTTGAGAGCACCCAAGCTCCCGCCGAGACGACCACCGCGGCCATCGGTGAGACCACCACTGGATCGGATGCCCCACCGGAGACGGAGTCCACGATTCCGAGTGACACCACTCCCGCGGACACTACCATCGAGCCCGACACCACTGTAGCTCCTGGACAAGATCCCAACGCACCTGCGGAAACTACTCTGGCTCCCGGTCAAGTCGACCCGAACTCGCCCATCGATCCCAATTCCCCACAAGACCCAAATGCCCCCGAAGGATCTACTAACGAACCCGGTTTAACCGACCCCACCACTCCGGCTGCACCTGGTGCTCCTTCTGAGGGACCCACCGCCGCACCCGGAACTCCAGCTGATGTGACCACTGCTGCTCCTGGTGCCCCTGCTGAAGTAACTACTCCTGCCCCTGGTGCTCCCGCTGATGTGACCACTGCTGCTCCAGGTTCTCCCGCCGAAGGATcccctgctgctcctggctcTCCCGCTGAAGTCACCCCTCCTGCTCCAGGATCTCCCGCTGAAGAGACTACTGCTGCTCCTGGCTCTCCCGCCGAAGGATcccctgctgctcctggttcTCCTGCTGATGTGACCACTCCTGCTCCTGGCGCTCCCGCTGATGTGACCACTGCTGCTCCAGGTTCTCCCGCCGAAGGATcccctgctgctcctggctcTCCCGCTGAAGTCACCCCTCCTGCTCCAGGATCTCCCGCTGAAGAGACTACTGCTGCTCCTGGCTCTCCCGCCGAAGGATcccctgctgctcctggttcTCCTGCTGATGTGACCACTCCTGCTCCTGGCGCTCCCGCTGATGTGACCACTGCTGCTCCAGGTTCTCCCGCCGAAGGATcccctgctgctcctggctcTCCCGCTGAAGTCACCCCTCCTGCTCCAGGATCTCCCGCTGAAGAGACTACTGCTGCTCCTGGTTCTCCCGCCGAAGGATcccctgctgctcctggttcTCCTGCTGATGTCACAACTGCCGCTCCAGGATCTCCCGCTGAAGGATCATCTCCTGCTCCAGGAGCTTCTGCTGCTCCGGGTTCTCCCGCAGAAGGATCCCCTGCTGCTCCAGGATCTCCCGCTGAAGTAACCACTGTTGCCCCTGGTTCTCCCGCCGACGGATCCTCCGCTGCTCCTGGCTCTCCCGCCGAAGGATcttctgctgctcctggtTCTCCTGCTGATGTTACAACTGCTGCTCCAG GATCTCCCGCTGAAGGATCCTCTCCTGCTCCAGGATCTCCTGCTGAAGTAACCACTGCTGCCCCTGGTTCTCCCGCCGACGGATCCTCCGCTGCTCCTGGCTCTCCCGCCGAAGGATcttctgctgctcctggtTCTCCTGCTGATGCTACAACTGCCGCCCCTGGAAATCCTGCTGTCCCCGACGTTCCCGCTGGTGGTGCTCCCGCTGATTCCAACGCTcctgctggtggtgctccTGCTGGTGGAGCTCCTGCTGGCGGTGCTCCTGCTGGTGGAGCTCCTGCTGGTGGAGCTCCTGATGGTGGTGCTCCTGCTGGTGGTGCGcctgctggtggtgctccAGATGGTTCCAACGTTCCCGCTGGTGGTGCTCCCGCTGATTCCAACGCTcctgctggtggtgctccTGCTGGTGGAGCTCCTGCTGGCGGTGCTCCTGCTGGTGGAGCTCCTGCTGGTGGAACTtctgctggtggtgctccTGCTGGTGGAGCTCCTGCTGGTGGAGCTCCTGCTGGTGGTGCGcctgctggtggtgctccAGATGGTTCCAACGTTCCCGCTGGTGGTGCTCCCGCTGATTCCAACGCTcctgctggtggtgctccTGCTGGTGGAGCTCCT GCTGGTGGTGCTCCTGCTGGTTCCAACGTTCCCGCTGGTGGTGCTCCTGCTGGTTCCAACGTTCCCGCTGGTGGTGCTCCCGCTGACTCCAACATTCCCGCTGGCGGTGTTCCAGCTAATCCTAGTGCACCCGCTGGTGGTGCTCCAGGATCTTCTGCTGCTGGTTCCAACTCTCCCGCTGGCTCAGGCATTCCATCGATTCCTGTTCTGCCTGGCGGAGCTGGCTCTTGGCCACTCCGTCCTAGCATCCCCATTTTCCCGCCGATCTGGAGGCCTCAGATTCCTGAACAAGATGGCTCAGGTGCCGGCGCATCTGCTCCTGGTAGTGGCCTGATCAGTGGCAGCCTCAACCCGCCCCAACGTCCCAATCCCTTCTGGCCCAACTGGTCGAACTGGGTGAATAGCTGGCGACCAACCAAGCCGGTGACCAGCACAGAGGCTCCTGCCCAGCCGGAGGACCCCCAGCAGCCAGGCAACAATAGACCCGAGACAGCCGAGAGCGTGGAGCAGGCTGCCCCAGTTCCACCAGCCGGAGGAGCTGCGTCCAACGAGAATGCCTCCGTTGAGGAGGGCAACAAGGCCTCCAGTGATAAGTccaaggagcaggagcagaagAAGCCCAGCTCGGAGGAGAAGAAGGAGAAGCCCAGCTCGGAGGAGAAGAAGGAGAAGGACAGTCAGGAGAAGAAGGAGAAGGACAGTCAGGAGAAGAAGGACAAGGACAGTCAAGATAAGAAGGACAAGGACAGTCAGGAGAAGAAGGACAAGGATAGCCAGGACAAGAAGGACAAGTCCAAGGACTCCAAAGAGGAGAAGGACAACGAGTCGCCAAAGGACAATGAGAACGACGACGAGCTGAGCTCCAAGGAGAAGAAGCAGTACGTCAAGGACCTGATCAAGAAGCTGAAGAAGGGCGACGAGTGCGACGAGGACGACGTCTATCCGGATGTCCGCGACTGCCGCAAGTACTACCGCTGCGAGGTGAAGAAGTCCGGCAAGCACAGGTTCGCCCATCTGCGCTGCGACAAGAAGGAGCGCTTCGACTGGCTAGCCCAGGCCTGTGTGCCCAAGGACGAGGCCCGCTGCCTGGAGAAGTAG